The genomic window CGTTCACCGCCGCGGCGCCGGCCTCCCGCGAGGCGCGGCTGCGTGCCTGGCAGACGTCGCGGATCAGCCTCTTCCGGACGGGCTTCCAGGCGATGAAGAGGCTGTGCGGCGCCTGCTACTACTCATCGCCGGTTTCCTGGGCGGCGATCGGGTACCCGGGACCGCCGGATCTGGCATGAGCGCCGGCGCCGAGATCCCGAACCTCGTCCGCGGCCGGGACATCGGCGCCGACCGGATCCTCGACGCCGACGTCGCGATCGTCGGCAGCGGTCCCGGCGGATCGATCGCGGCCTACCGGCTCGCGGCCGCCGGCGCGCGGGTCGTCGTCCTGGAGGAAGGCGGCTACCACACGCGTCCGGAGTTCCGGATGCAGGAGGAGTGGTCGTACCCGACCCTCTATCAGGATCACGCCAATCGGGCGACCGACGATCTCTCGATCACGGTGCTGCAGGGACGATCGGTCGGCGGCGGGACGACCGTCAACTGGACGACTTCGCTCCGCACGCCGCCGACGACCCTCGATTTCTGGAAACGGGCGCGCCGCGTCGAAGGGGTGACGGCGGAGGCGCTCGCGCCGCACTGGGACGAGGTCGAGCGCCGCCTGAACGTGCACACTCCGGAGGAAGGGGAGATCAACGAGAACAACCGCGCGCTCCTCGACGGGGCGAAGCGTCTCGGCTACGGGTTCGAGCTCCTTCCCCGGAACGTCTCGGATTGCGTGCTGACGGGGATGTGCGGTCTGGGATGTCCCGTCGACGCCAAGCAGGCGATGCACCTGACCTATCTTCCCGATGCCGCCGCCCACGGGGCGGTGATCTTCGCGAACTGCCGGGTCCGGCGTCTCACCCGCCGCGGCCGGAGGGTCACGGAGGCGGCCGCGGACGTCCTCGACGAGTCGCGCGATCGCCCCGCCGGGCCGACGCTGACGGTCCGCGCTCGCACGTTCATCCTCTCCGCCGGAGCGATCAACACGCCGAGGCTGCTGCAGCGTTCCGGCCTGCCGGATCCCTACAGGATCGTGGGGCGGCGCACGTGGCTGCACCCGACGCTCGCATCCGCCGCCCACTTCGACCGGAAGATCGAACCGTATTTCGGCGCGCCCCAGACGGTCGGGTCCCATCACTTCGCGATCCGGCCGGGAAGGATCGGTTTCTTCCTCGAGACGCCTCCCGCCCAGCCGATGCTCGCCGGGCTCGCGCACGCGGGGTTCGGTCCGGAACATCGGCGCGCGATGAAGGAGCTGCCGAACACCGCCGTCCTGATCGCCCTCCTGATCGACGGGTTCCTCGACGAGGAACATGGCGGGACCGTCGGGGAGCGGGGCGGCGGGCGGCTCTCGTTCCGCTACGACCGCGGGCCCGCCCTGGCCGAGGCGATGCGCGAAGCCATGAAGACGATGGCCCGCATCCATCTCGCGGCGGGGGCGCGCGAGGTCGTCACGTTCCACGAGCCTCCGCTTCGCCTCCGGACGGAACGGGACGTGGCGCGGATCGACGAGGCCTCGGTCGCGCCGAACCGCTGCGGCGTCTTCACCGCGCACCAGATGGGGGGAGCGCCGATGGGGGAGGATCCCGGGATCGCGGTCGTCGACTCGCGCCTGAAGCACCACTTCTTCGACAATCTCTACGTGATGGACGGCTCGGTCTTCCCGACGTCGCTCGGCGTCAATCCGCAGATTTCGATCCTGGGGCTGTCCAGCCTCGCGGCTTCCGCTCTCGCGAAGGCGGGCTGAGCCGGGGCTCAGTCCGAGACCAGGAGCTTGACGAGGTCGAGCGCGGAAACGATTCCTGCGACCTTGCCGTCGCGCGTCACGAACAGGCGATGGACGTGCCCGGAGACCATCTCTCTCGCGATCTCGGAGACCGGCGTGCCCGCCCCGACCGAGAGCACCGCCGGCGTCATGATGTCGCGGACGAGGAGATCGTCGTTCTCGATGTGGAGGTTCTTCA from Thermoanaerobaculia bacterium includes these protein-coding regions:
- a CDS encoding GMC family oxidoreductase; translated protein: MSAGAEIPNLVRGRDIGADRILDADVAIVGSGPGGSIAAYRLAAAGARVVVLEEGGYHTRPEFRMQEEWSYPTLYQDHANRATDDLSITVLQGRSVGGGTTVNWTTSLRTPPTTLDFWKRARRVEGVTAEALAPHWDEVERRLNVHTPEEGEINENNRALLDGAKRLGYGFELLPRNVSDCVLTGMCGLGCPVDAKQAMHLTYLPDAAAHGAVIFANCRVRRLTRRGRRVTEAAADVLDESRDRPAGPTLTVRARTFILSAGAINTPRLLQRSGLPDPYRIVGRRTWLHPTLASAAHFDRKIEPYFGAPQTVGSHHFAIRPGRIGFFLETPPAQPMLAGLAHAGFGPEHRRAMKELPNTAVLIALLIDGFLDEEHGGTVGERGGGRLSFRYDRGPALAEAMREAMKTMARIHLAAGAREVVTFHEPPLRLRTERDVARIDEASVAPNRCGVFTAHQMGGAPMGEDPGIAVVDSRLKHHFFDNLYVMDGSVFPTSLGVNPQISILGLSSLAASALAKAG